In one window of Henckelia pumila isolate YLH828 chromosome 1, ASM3356847v2, whole genome shotgun sequence DNA:
- the LOC140887348 gene encoding uncharacterized protein has translation MEFFKEAKAVRLRSHLNKYLAADDDQISTRQSRSGAARRCRWLVELVDGNSHVVRLKSCFNRYLTASSDHFLLGMTGHKVTQTSPENPEKDLTVEWQPIRDGFQVKLRAFGGTYLRANGGMQPWRNSVTHDNPHAAATHDWVIWDVEAVEVPEDEAVADYWSMVSSFSSVSDEISGLELGFESPVSVRSGLSGSASPSPRFSISMKKKLSQKLSIPRAAAMDLFQNAKTVRLRSCHDKYLTAEEDEESVNQDRNGAAKSCKWTVEFVENSDNVVRLRSCYNKYLTASNQPFLLGMTGRKVTQTRPTRLDSSVEWEPIRENGAVKLKTRYGQFLRANGGLPPWRNSVTHDIPHRTATQEWIVWEVHVVEILVEQSPEGKPPPPPPLVVGKQESFASETSSPSTTLSPISASFSGRESNDSLVSSPPKASDGRLIYFHIADEYGEVDEGFEELCVSFKGNDVHELTTRLEAEIGLQGITVCSRSPLNGKLYPLRLQLPPNNATMHVVVVPPSSQAQDSAKSDVPL, from the exons ATGGAGTTCTTCAAGGAAGCGAAGGCGGTAAGATTAAGGAGCCACTTGAACAAGTACTTGGCAGCAGACGATGATCAAATCTCCACGCGGCAGAGCAGAAGCGGCGCCGCCAGGAGATGCCGGTGGCTGGTGGAGCTCGTCGACGGAAACAGCCACGTCGTCCGCCTGAAGAGCTGCTTCAACCGCTACCTCACCGCCTCCAGCGACCACTTCTTGCTCGGCATGACGGGCCACAAAGTCACGCAGACTTCGCCGGAGAATCCCGAGAAGGATTTGACCGTCGAGTGGCAGCCGATCAGAGACGGGTTCCAGGTGAAGCTGCGGGCTTTCGGGGGCACGTACTTGAGGGCCAACGGCGGGATGCAGCCGTGGAGGAATTCGGTAACGCACGACAACCCTCACGCGGCGGCGACGCATGATTGGGTTATCTGGGACGTGGAGGCGGTGGAGGTGCCGGAGGATGAGGCGGTGGCGGATTATTGGTCCATGGTTTCGAGCTTTTCGTCTGTTTCCGATGAGATTTCCGGTCTGGAGCTAGGTTTCGAGTCGCCGGTTTCTGTCCGGTCTGGGCTGTCCGGTTCGGCCTCGCCTTCACCTAGGTTCTCTATCTCTATGAAGAAG AAGCTGAGCCAGAAGTTATCGATCCCACGAGCAGCGGCGATGGACTTATTCCAGAATGCAAAAACAGTCCGCCTCAGGAGTTGCCACGACAAGTACTTGACGGCGGAGGAAGACGAGGAATCCGTCAACCAAGATCGCAACGGCGCCGCCAAGTCTTGCAAATGGACGGTGGAGTTCGTCGAGAATTCGGACAACGTCGTTCGGCTCAGGAGCTGCTACAACAAGTACTTGACGGCTTCGAATCAGCCGTTTCTTCTCGGGATGACTGGCCGGAAAGTGACCCAGACGCGTCCGACCAGGCTCGACAGCTCCGTCGAGTGGGAGCCGATCAGGGAGAACGGCGCCGTTAAGTTGAAGACTAGGTACGGGCAGTTCTTGCGGGCCAATGGGGGTCTGCCCCCGTGGAGGAATTCAGTCACGCATGATATCCCGCATCGGACGGCCACCCAGGAGTGGATTGTGTGGGAGGTTCATGTGGTGGAGATTCTTGTGGAGCAGTCGCCAGAGGGCAaaccgccgccgccgccgcctctGGTGGTGGGGAAACAAGAATCTTTTGCTTCAGAAACCAGTTCCCCTTCCACCACGCTGTCGCCCATATCTGCCAGTTTTTCTGGTCGAGAG TCAAATGACTCTTTAGTTAGTTCACCACCGAAGGCGAGTGATGGCAGATTGATTTATTTTCACATCGCTGATGAATATGGAGAAGTGGACGAGGGGTTCGAGGAGCTCTGTGTTTCATTCAAGGGGAACGACGTGCACGAGTTAACGACGAGGCTGGAGGCTGAAATAGGCCTCCAAGGCATCACGGTTTGCAGCCGAAGCCCGTTGAATGGGAAGCTTTATCCTCTCCGTCTGCAGCTTCCACCCAATAATGCAACTATGCACGTTGTTGTTGTTCCGCCTTCGTCACAAG CTCAAGATTCGGCGAAATCTGATGTGCCATTGTAG